In Arcanobacterium canis, the sequence CCGATGGCTGAGATTGATAAGGGCGCTGGTATCGCAATGTGCTGTACGTTCGGTGACCTCACCGACGTCGTGTGGTGGCGTGAACTTAACCTGCCGATGCGCACAGTCCTCGGCAAAGACGGCCGCATGAACCGCACCATGCCAGAGTGGATCACTACCGAAGCTGGCCAGAACATGTACGCCGAGATGGCTGGGAAGACCACCTTTTCCGCTCGCAAGGCTCTCGTTGAAAAGTTGAAGGAAACCGGCGAAATGATCGGCGATGAGAAGCCGACCTCGCGTATGACGAACTTCTTCGAGAAGGGCGATAAGCCGCTCGAAATCGTCACTTCGCGCCAATGGTACATTCGCAACGGCGGACGCGCTTATGAAGAAGCCAATGGCAAGGATCTGCGTCAGAACCTCCTCGCACGCGGCTCACAGCTCGCCTTCCATCCTGATTTCATGCGCGTACGTTACAACAACTGGGTTGAAGGCCTGAATTCCGATTGGCTCGTGTCACGCCAGCGTTACTTTGGCGTTCCGTTGCCACTGTGGTACAAGGTCAACGACGCTGGCGAAGTTGATTACGACGCCGTGATTACACCGTCGATTGATCAGCTCCCAGTTGATCCGACGACGGACGTTCCAGCTGGTTATACCGAAGATCAGCGCGGCATTGCCGGTGGCTTCGTTGGTGAAGTGGACATCATGGACACCTGGGCAACCTCCTCGCTCACCCCGCAAATCGCTGGCGGTTGGCTGACAGACGAAGATCTGTTCACCAAGGTCTACCCGATGGATGTGCGCCCGCAGGGTCAGGACATTATCCGCACGTGGTTGTTCTCGACTGTTGTGCGCGCTCATCTTGAATTTGGTGCACTTCCGTGGAAGAACGCCACGATCTCGGGCTGGATTCTTGACCCCGACCACAAGAAGATGTCAAAGTCGAAGGGCAACGTCGTCACCCCGCTCCAACTTTTGGAGAAGCATGGATCGGACGCAGTTCGTTACTGGGCCGCGTCAGCTCGCCTGGGCACAGATGCTGCTTTCGATGAGCAGCAGATGAAGATTGGTCGCCGTCTGGCGATGAAGGTACTCAACGCTTCGAAGTTTGCTCTGTCAATGGGCGGCGAAGGTGCTGTGGATCTCGATCTTTCCAAGGTCAGCGAAGTTCTTGATCGTGCGTTGCTCGCTCGCCTCGCTCAGGTTGTGGACGGCGCAACCACCGCTTTCGAGAAGTTTGACCACACCCGTGCGCTGGAAATTACCGAGTCCGCTTTCTGGGCGTTCTGTGACGATTATCTAGAGCTTGTGAAAGATCGCGCCTATGATCGCGACGGTGCTTACTCTGCTGCCGGTCAGATGGCCGCAGTGGAATCGGCTCGCGTCACGCTCAACACCGCGGTTGATACGTTCGTTCGTTTGCTGGCACCGACTCTCCCCTTCGCAACTGAAGAGGTGTGGAGCTGGTACCGCACGGGGAGCGTTCACCAGGCACAGTGGCCGACGTCGCAGGCTCTGATTGACGCGGCAGCTGGTACCGACGCAGATATTTTGAAGTCGGCTGGCGCGGTTCTTCAGGCACTGCGCAAGGTGAAGTCGAATGAGAAGGTCTCGCAGCGCATGGCATTCACCACCCTGTCTGTGACTGTACCGAGCGAAGACGTATCCGACGTTGAGGCAGTGATTGAGGATCTGAAGTCCGCAACTCACACCACCGGAGCATTCGAGATCACCGCAGGTGAAGAGCTTGAAGTGACGGCATACGAACTCGACCGACCGGTTGAGTAAATCTGTCTCGTGAAAAGAGTGCTGGTGGCAGATTCCTCTGCCACCAGCACTCTTTTCACACCATGAACTATTTACCTGACAGTTTGCACACCGTTGATCGACGATTCGCCGCTACCCAACGGTAGACGCGCCGAGCTACCGGAGCGACTGGTTTGCTGGCAAGTAGTCGCCCAGCCAGCTTCCATCCTCGGCTGCTGTGACGAAGAAGCAAGGCAATCGCCATATGCTCGGTGTATTCACGGCCGTCAACCACTGCCATTGCTGTCCGCTCCAGATCCACCGTCGTCGGGCGCTCGTAACGGTAAGAAGGAACAAACTCGACGTCACGCGTGCGAGACGCAAAATATCCCACCACACGCGTACAAAAACCGCAGTCGTGATCGTAAATGAATTCCATGTCAAACCTTTCACATGCGCTGTGCTTCGTTGGATATCCTAGCGGTATAGACGTCATTGCACGTCAGCCCGAAGTTCTACCTTCCAAACCGTAAGTTACGGTATCGTAGTTCCAAGAACCAGCATCGAAGGATGAATATGAAAAAGATTATTGACGAAGAGGGCGTGGCATACACCCCTGGCAAGTTCCATGTGGAAGACACACTGTCGATCCCCAAATGGCTTCTCCAGCTAGCATCGGATCGTCCACTTGCCACAGTAATCGAGCGCAAGGTTGGGCTCGGCAATGCGTGGGTACCCGTCACCTATCGCCAGTATATCGGTGAGATTCGCGCACTAGCACGCGGATTGATCGCACATGGGGTAAACCCGGGCGACAACGTCGCGATTATGGGACATACTTCAGACCATTGGGCCATACTCGATTATGCAATTCAAATGGTCGGCGGCATCGTCGTTCCGATTTACGAAACCGATACTGCCCCGCAGATTGAATGGATCTTCGAAGATTCCAATGTTCGTTTCGCTTTTGCTGAAGACGAATCTATGGCCGGTGTCATGAAGCCCATGATCGAGCGTTTCGAGAACCTCGAAGAGGTGTTCGTGATCGCGAACGATGCGATCACCACTCTGACGGCTGAGGGCCACGAGGATCTCGACGCAGAGCTTGATCGCCGCGTCGAGGCCCTTCGCGCCGATGATATTTTCACCGTGATTTACACTTCGGGAACAACGGGACGCCCCAAGGGCGTCGAGCTCACGCACCGCAACTACCTGCATACCGCGATCAACGGTCCTCTCGATGATCAACTCAAACCAGCACTGCGTGACGGGGGCCGCGTACTCCTCTTCTTGCCACTGGCACACTCGTTCGCGCGTTTCATCAATATGGCAGTGATGTACGCAGGGATGCCAATCGGATACTCGCCCGATGCAAAGAATCTGGTAGCCGATATGCAGTCCTTCCGCCCCACCTTCGTCCTTGCCGTGCCGCGTGTGTTCGAGAAAATCTACAACGCTGCTGATGCGAAAGCTGGGCGTGGAGCGAAGCTCAAAATGTTCCGATACTTTGCGAAGGTCGCCATCGAATACTCGCGGGCACTCGATACCCAAGCTGGACCTTCCGCATGGCTCAAAGCCCAACGCGAGATCGGTGACAAGCTCGTGTACGCGAAGATCCGCCAGATTACAGGCGGCCAGTTCGAATGGGCAGTGTCCGGTGGCGCGCCCCTCGGCCCGCGTCTGGCACATTTCTTCCGCGGCATCGGTATGCCGATCCTCGAAGGCTATGGTTTAACGGAGTCGTCTGCACCAACGTCGGTCAACCGATGCAACCACATGCGGATCGGCTCAGTTGGCCCGGCTTACGCTGGCACGTACGTCAAGGCTTCCGAGGACGGCGAAATCCTGATTAAGGGTGACCATGTCTTCCGCTCGTACCGCAATAACCCCGAGGCGACCGCCGAAGCATTTACTGAGGACGGCTGGCTCAAAAGCGGTGACCTCGGTCATGTCGATGACGAAGGCTTCATTTGGATCACTGGGCGAAAGAAAGAACTGCTTGTCACTGCCGGTGGCAAGAACGTCTCCCCCGCTGAGCTTGAAGATCGCCTGCGTGGGCACCCTTTGATTTCGCAGGTAGTGGCTGTCGGCGATCAAAAGCCGTTTGTGTCCGCCCTCATTACACTCGATCCCGACATGCTTCCGGGATGGTTGCGCAACCACAATCTTCCTCAGATGTCGCTTGCCGACGCCGTCACCGATCCGCAGGTCATTGCTGCGATTGATCGTGCAGTCAAGCGTACAAACCAGCAGGTATCGCGTGCAGAATCGATTCGAAAGTTCACGATTCTTCCCACTGACTTTAGCGTGACAAACGGCTATCTCACGCCATCGATGAAGGTGAAGCGCACAGCTGTTCTCAAGGGATTTGCCGCCGAGATCGACAAGATCTACGAGGGCAAGTAATCATTGGTTGATTTAGGTGGGGGCCGTTGCGGAATTGTTCCACAACGGCCCCCACCTTCAGTTATATATTCTCCTCACGCTGGTTCTATGCCGACGCTGACGTCCTGTTCCCTAACACGAGAGTGGGCTCAGCTTTGCCTGCGAGAACTTCAGCATTGATGACCACTTTTTCGACGTCGGTGCGCGAAGGGATCTCGAACATGAGCTCGCCAAGCACTCGTTCCATAATTGAACGCAAGCCGCGCGCTCCAGTCCCGCGCTCCATTGCTTCTTGTGCAATTGCCTTGAGAGCCCCCGGTGTCATTTCGAGTTTCACACCATCAATCTCGAACATCTTCT encodes:
- the valS gene encoding valine--tRNA ligase, with amino-acid sequence MTQNKSALLDHTEVPDRASLEGLEDRWEKSWTDNRTYSFNRETTREAVYSVDTPPPTVSGSLHVGHVFSYTHTDVVARYQRMIGKNVFYPMGWDDNGLPTERRVQNYYGVRVDPSLPYEENFVPPHDGGDGKSIKFADQKPISRKNFIELCWKLTAEDEKQFEALWRRLGLSVDWEQNYQTIGSKAQKVAQAAFLKNLERGEAYQAQAPGLWDVTFQTAVAQAELEAREYPGAYHALAFHAKDEDVIIETTRPELLPACVALIAHPDDERYQHLFGTTVTSPVFGVEVPVVAHPMAEIDKGAGIAMCCTFGDLTDVVWWRELNLPMRTVLGKDGRMNRTMPEWITTEAGQNMYAEMAGKTTFSARKALVEKLKETGEMIGDEKPTSRMTNFFEKGDKPLEIVTSRQWYIRNGGRAYEEANGKDLRQNLLARGSQLAFHPDFMRVRYNNWVEGLNSDWLVSRQRYFGVPLPLWYKVNDAGEVDYDAVITPSIDQLPVDPTTDVPAGYTEDQRGIAGGFVGEVDIMDTWATSSLTPQIAGGWLTDEDLFTKVYPMDVRPQGQDIIRTWLFSTVVRAHLEFGALPWKNATISGWILDPDHKKMSKSKGNVVTPLQLLEKHGSDAVRYWAASARLGTDAAFDEQQMKIGRRLAMKVLNASKFALSMGGEGAVDLDLSKVSEVLDRALLARLAQVVDGATTAFEKFDHTRALEITESAFWAFCDDYLELVKDRAYDRDGAYSAAGQMAAVESARVTLNTAVDTFVRLLAPTLPFATEEVWSWYRTGSVHQAQWPTSQALIDAAAGTDADILKSAGAVLQALRKVKSNEKVSQRMAFTTLSVTVPSEDVSDVEAVIEDLKSATHTTGAFEITAGEELEVTAYELDRPVE
- a CDS encoding thiol-disulfide oxidoreductase DCC family protein gives rise to the protein MEFIYDHDCGFCTRVVGYFASRTRDVEFVPSYRYERPTTVDLERTAMAVVDGREYTEHMAIALLLRHSSRGWKLAGRLLASKPVAPVARRVYRWVAANRRSTVCKLSGK
- a CDS encoding AMP-dependent synthetase/ligase encodes the protein MKKIIDEEGVAYTPGKFHVEDTLSIPKWLLQLASDRPLATVIERKVGLGNAWVPVTYRQYIGEIRALARGLIAHGVNPGDNVAIMGHTSDHWAILDYAIQMVGGIVVPIYETDTAPQIEWIFEDSNVRFAFAEDESMAGVMKPMIERFENLEEVFVIANDAITTLTAEGHEDLDAELDRRVEALRADDIFTVIYTSGTTGRPKGVELTHRNYLHTAINGPLDDQLKPALRDGGRVLLFLPLAHSFARFINMAVMYAGMPIGYSPDAKNLVADMQSFRPTFVLAVPRVFEKIYNAADAKAGRGAKLKMFRYFAKVAIEYSRALDTQAGPSAWLKAQREIGDKLVYAKIRQITGGQFEWAVSGGAPLGPRLAHFFRGIGMPILEGYGLTESSAPTSVNRCNHMRIGSVGPAYAGTYVKASEDGEILIKGDHVFRSYRNNPEATAEAFTEDGWLKSGDLGHVDDEGFIWITGRKKELLVTAGGKNVSPAELEDRLRGHPLISQVVAVGDQKPFVSALITLDPDMLPGWLRNHNLPQMSLADAVTDPQVIAAIDRAVKRTNQQVSRAESIRKFTILPTDFSVTNGYLTPSMKVKRTAVLKGFAAEIDKIYEGK